The following DNA comes from Gammaproteobacteria bacterium.
GGAGTTCACTATTTTTACCATTGTTACGGCAAAAGCAAGGCTCGAAGGGACCAGATTCGGCGCGCTGCTTGTGCGTCTCTTTAGTGTTCGCTGCTCTCGGCCCGGAGCAGACCTTGGGCTTCACTCACGACGCTGCGATGCGGCCAGTGATTTTGGACATTCGCCGCAGGAGCGAAGTACACGGTATTGCGGACAACCGCACCGCGGACAAAACGACCAAGCGATTAGCCCAGCATGTCCTGATTACAACGCAACGTATCTTGGCACTTTGTGCCACGAGTGGCTATCAACTCCCTCACATCAGGTCATATGATAAGCAGCTAAACTAAGACTTTATCATCGACCGCAATGCCAAGATTCCAATTGTGGCAGCGCCCGCAGCCGCAAGGATCGCAAGGCTTTGAAACGTCTCCAGGTTGCGCACAGCAATCGCGATCAGCGCCCAACTGACTGTGAAGCCATATTCTGGCGCACGCGACAGACTGAACTGTACCAAACCTGCAAATGACAAGGCCATGAGCAGTGTGATCCAAGCCCAACCAACCTGGTCAGTGAATAGACCATAGCCCGCTCCAATCAGGCCAATTGAGACAAAGCTAGCTGCTGTGAGCCAGCCGGCATAAATTGCCAGTGGCGCTTGCAATAGCCATCTGTCCTTGGCTCTCGGTGATCGGAACAAAGCAGCCAACGCCGTCAACAGCATCACCCAGATCAGGAGCGTGGCCCAAAGCGGGCTGACCTTTGCAACCGAGATCCAGCTGGCGCCTACCGTCAGGCTGACGATCAACGGCCATCGAACCCTGTCCCAAGAGGCTTCAATATCGCGCTTCAATAGTCCAAACCCAGCATGCAGTACAAGCCACGAATAGATCAGGCCCCAAATTGAAAATGCATAACCTGCAGGCACGATTGGTGGATCGACTTGTGGTATAGGAAACTGTTCCGGATAAAAACCTTCAAACGCGCCGGCAAACAGAGGTGATGCAGCAAACAAAAGTGCTGCCGCCATGGACAAAACCGCCTTCATCCGATTCATAGATCAACCCAACTCAATTCGCTTGCATCCGAACTGTCGATCGCAATACAGATCAGGACGTCGACGTAACTGTGCGGTTTACCCATTGGTGCATCCCGATGAAATCCCGCCCGACATAGCCAGCCCGGTACCCAACCGCAAACCTTCCGATGCTTTCTCTACAGGGAGACAATGTGCCACTGCCCGACTGAGGTATGTGCACGGGCCTTGTCTCATTGTAAAGGCGCCGTCGGGCGGATGGACGTTTCACAATGAGGCGTCACTGTACGTCCAGATCTTTACCGTTTTTGAACGCCCGCGGATGTCGAAGTTGCCATGATACTCCAGGCGCTCCAACAGGTTGCCTATATCCTCTCGTGCGCCCTCATCCCGGATCGAATTGACGAGTTCCTGACCGACGACAAGATGGCAATCCAGGGCACGGCTTGCTTCCTGCAAGCGGCTCGCAATGTTTACAGTATCCCCGATAACGGTGAATTCGACGTAGTCCTGCGTTCCGACGTCACCAAGCGCGACCGGTCCGTATTGCAGTCCAAGTCTGATCTGGACCGGCGGCAAGCCTTGCTCGGCCTTGGCGAGGCTGTGCTGCTGCGCTGCTGTCAGCAATTCATACGCGCACGCAAGCGCATTTGAACTGTCCCTTCGCCCAGCATCTGGAAACCCGAAGATCGCCATCACGGCGTCGCCTATGTAGCCTTCGATGGAGCCATCCCATTTGAAGATGATCTTTTCCATCCAGCTGTGCACATCGCGCAGCATTTCGATCACAACCTCCGGCTCAAGCATTTCCGAAAGCCGTGTGAAGCCGACGATATCGGTAAACATGATGGCCAGGTTGTCACGCCTGGCCGGGCCGAGCGGCTGATCTTTCGAGGCCAGGGTTTCGACGATCGCCGGAGAGAAATACCGGGCGAGATTGGCCCGCGCCTTGTCGGCAGCCAGTTCGGCGGCTCGAGCCTCTCCGAGACGCCGGCTGGCTTCTACACGCGCCGTCACGTTCCGCTGGACGGCGACATACTGGCAGACGTCGGCGTGCTCATCGACGATCGGGACAATCGACCACTCCATCCAGAACTCGGTGCCGTCCTTTCTGTAGTTTATGGTCTGACCTTCCCAGAGTTCTCCCCTTCGAAGCGTTTCCCTCAGGTTATTGAAGATCTGGAGGTCCGTTTTCGGACCCTGCAATAACCGGGGCGACTTCCCGATCACCTCGTCCCCGGACCAGCCAGTCATCCTTTCAAAAGCCGGGTTCACGTAGACAATCGATGGGCCCGGTGCGTCCAGATCAGCGGTGGTAATCAAAATGCTTTCGGCCGCGGCCTCTATTACTGCTGCCGCGTCAAAGCCACTTCGTGGATCGACCATCGGTTTCGCACACTCCTTGCTAAATCGTCGTTCGGCTATGCCAATCGACGTAACCAATGCATGCTACATCCTTTCAGGCTCCATTGGGACAGTCCAAATCTGAGGTGGATCTTGGCAGGAAACTTTAGCGCGAAGGAAATGCAAATCCAGATAGTCCCAACCGACGGCCATGCAAGGGAGCCAGCCATGCGCACTACAATTGCGAGCGTCAGATTTGGGTGGACGCATTCGATCCTGAAGGAATAATCGCGCATACGACATGACTCGAAGGTCTCGAACGGGCTCTGAGCAGACTTGCGGCGGTGCAATAGGTCGCCCCACTTCGGTAGGTATGCACTGACTCTCTCGGCCCAAACCGGCCGCTCGCAAAGGGTCGCCACGCCGCGGCGCAGCGTCCCCGAAGCGGACATTGGCGAGTGAACGCAGCAATTTGGTGGCCGATGTCCACTCTTCGGACTAAGCGGCAGCCATCCCATCATATTGGTTGCAACAGCGGTAGGAGGTGTGCTCAGTATCGGTGATTACTGCTTTGACGCTACTACTGTACGATATAGAGCCGTGGGATCGAGGTGTCTTTCAGTCCATCTCGCCGGGTCTCCGACCCGAACGCATCTTTGCATTCTGAATCCTATACCTGGAGATATCAACATGAGCACCACCGGCAAGCAGCTATTCACCACGCTAAAAAGCGATGGCACGCTCACCGTCGCGATCGAGGACGTGACCTTTTCCGATCCTACCGGCAATCAGGTACTTGTGAAAATGGAGGCGGCACCGATCAATCCGTCGGATCTCGCCATTCTTGCCGGTGCGGCCGATCTCGAAAGCGCCGAATATTCGCCTGGAAAGTACGTCGCCATCATGCCCGAGCCGTTCAATACGGGATCCAAGGCGCGTCACGGGCTGAAACTTCCCGCCGGCAATGAAGGCGCGGGCACTGTCGTCGCAACGGGTGACGGCGACATGGCCAAGGCGCTGATGGGGCAGCGCGTCGCCTGTGTGCCAGGCAATGCCTACAGCCAGTATTGTATCGCCGACGCCGCCATGTGCCTGCCGCTGGGCGATTATTCCGCCGAGGATGGGGCGAGCGCCTTCGTCAACCCCATGACCGCGCTGGGTTTCGTTGAAAATGCAAAAATGGACGGGCAAAACGCGATCCTGCATACGGTCGGGGCATCCAACCTTGGCCAGATGCTGACCCGCATCTGCAACGAAGACGGCATCGGACTGGTCAATATCGTGCGGAAAGAGAGCCAGGTCGAATTGCTGAAGCAGCTTGGCTCTACGCATATCGTCAATTCATCGGATGACGACTTCATGCACCAGCTCCGGTCCGCAATTGACGATACCGACGCCTTCTACGGATTCGATCCGATCGGCGGGGGAAAATCGGTCGACAGTGTCTTCAAGGCTATGGAACAGGTCGCGGTTGGCAAGATGACCGAGTATTCGCGCTATGGTTCCAACCAGCAAAAGCGTATGTTCATCTATGGACGGCTGGACGTTGGTCCGACGATCTTGTCGCCGAGTTATGGCTTTGGCTGGACCCTGTCAGGCTGGCTCCTGTTCCCCTTCATTCAATCGGTCGGAATGGAAACCGTGGGACGGATGCGCGGGCGCGTGCTCGAGAACCTGACAACGACCTTTGCCAGCCGCTACAAGAAGCGGGTTGATCTCGAGGAGATGCTGACTAAGGAAGCCGTGACCGATTATCGCGCAATGAAGACAGGTGAGAAATACCTCGTCATGCCTTGGAAATGAGGGTCCCGTGCCAAGTTATGTGAGGCCGGCTCGGGTGTCCGGCGGGGTGTGGGACAAGCCGTGAGCCTAGTCGAATGCCACTCGTACTCTATCTCCTTTGATACAGCTCTGTAACGCACTGCACCACTTCCAAGGGACCGCACAATGGATCGAATTCTCGCTTCGGCAGCAGCAGTCTTCACAGTATCACTGTACGCCGCTTCCGTAGCCTTGGGGCAGTCCTCGGTTGAGACACGCCGGCCGAACGCTCCGAACCAACAGCCCCAAACCGCTGACCAGACGCGTGCACCTCGGCCGGACCGCGCCCCGACCGTAGAAACTACGCTAGTTGCAGCGGACCTGCCGCAGATCTGGTCGCTGGAGTTCCTACCCGACGACAGCATGCTGGTCACAGCCCGGCAGGGGCGTATGTTCGTCATCGCTCCGGGCGGCAGCATCGGCCCCGACATTTCCGGGGTGCCGGCCGTCGATGCCGGAGGACAAGGCGGCCTCCTGGACGTCGCGCTTGCTCAGGACTTCGAGGACTCCCGCCGGATCTTCTTTTCCTTTGCCGAGCCTCGGGAAGGCGGCAACGGCACATCCGTCGCACGCGCGAAGCTTGTTCTCGATGGGAACGGCCGTGGTCGCCTCGAGGATGTCACGGTCATCTTCCGCCAGACACCCACCTATCGCGGCCGAAGTCACTATGGGTCGCGCCTGGCCTTCGCCCCGGACGGCGCGCTCTTCGTAACTGTTGGCGAGAGATCCGCAGAGGCTGTCCGCGTGCAGGCGCAGGACATCGCCAGCGGGCTCGGGAAGGTCTTCCGCATCGACCAGAACGGCGAGGCTCTGCCGGACAATCCCTTCGTCGGCGTAGAGGGTGCGCTGCCCGAGATCTGGAGTCTCGGCCATCGCAACATGCAGTCCGCGGCGATCGACGACCAGGGCAGATTGTGGACGGTTGAGCACGGTCCGCGAGGCGGGGACGAGCTCAACCGGCCGGAACCCGGCAAGAACTACGGCTGGCCGGAAGTGACCTACGGCATCGACTATGGCGGCGGCCCGATCGGCTCCGGCATCACGGCGAGCGCCGACACCGAACAGCCGGTCTACTACTGGGACCCGGTGATCGCACCATCCGGTATGGCATTCTATGCGGGCGACGAGTTTCCCGAATGGAACGGCGCCTTCCTGATCGGAGGCCTGCTGTC
Coding sequences within:
- a CDS encoding PAS domain S-box protein; translation: MVDPRSGFDAAAVIEAAAESILITTADLDAPGPSIVYVNPAFERMTGWSGDEVIGKSPRLLQGPKTDLQIFNNLRETLRRGELWEGQTINYRKDGTEFWMEWSIVPIVDEHADVCQYVAVQRNVTARVEASRRLGEARAAELAADKARANLARYFSPAIVETLASKDQPLGPARRDNLAIMFTDIVGFTRLSEMLEPEVVIEMLRDVHSWMEKIIFKWDGSIEGYIGDAVMAIFGFPDAGRRDSSNALACAYELLTAAQQHSLAKAEQGLPPVQIRLGLQYGPVALGDVGTQDYVEFTVIGDTVNIASRLQEASRALDCHLVVGQELVNSIRDEGAREDIGNLLERLEYHGNFDIRGRSKTVKIWTYSDASL
- a CDS encoding zinc-binding dehydrogenase; the protein is MSTTGKQLFTTLKSDGTLTVAIEDVTFSDPTGNQVLVKMEAAPINPSDLAILAGAADLESAEYSPGKYVAIMPEPFNTGSKARHGLKLPAGNEGAGTVVATGDGDMAKALMGQRVACVPGNAYSQYCIADAAMCLPLGDYSAEDGASAFVNPMTALGFVENAKMDGQNAILHTVGASNLGQMLTRICNEDGIGLVNIVRKESQVELLKQLGSTHIVNSSDDDFMHQLRSAIDDTDAFYGFDPIGGGKSVDSVFKAMEQVAVGKMTEYSRYGSNQQKRMFIYGRLDVGPTILSPSYGFGWTLSGWLLFPFIQSVGMETVGRMRGRVLENLTTTFASRYKKRVDLEEMLTKEAVTDYRAMKTGEKYLVMPWK
- a CDS encoding PQQ-dependent sugar dehydrogenase; amino-acid sequence: MDRILASAAAVFTVSLYAASVALGQSSVETRRPNAPNQQPQTADQTRAPRPDRAPTVETTLVAADLPQIWSLEFLPDDSMLVTARQGRMFVIAPGGSIGPDISGVPAVDAGGQGGLLDVALAQDFEDSRRIFFSFAEPREGGNGTSVARAKLVLDGNGRGRLEDVTVIFRQTPTYRGRSHYGSRLAFAPDGALFVTVGERSAEAVRVQAQDIASGLGKVFRIDQNGEALPDNPFVGVEGALPEIWSLGHRNMQSAAIDDQGRLWTVEHGPRGGDELNRPEPGKNYGWPEVTYGIDYGGGPIGSGITASADTEQPVYYWDPVIAPSGMAFYAGDEFPEWNGAFLIGGLLSRSVVVLHVENDGVVAEERVPLGARVRDVKVGPDGSVYAVTEERGGASTILRLSRSPSS